The following DNA comes from Hahella chejuensis KCTC 2396.
GTAGAGGTTGGTCATGAGGTTACCTACGTCAATGCGCTCGTTGATGACCATTAAGGCGCGCGTTATCTTCTTGTTCCTGGTTTTCATTCTTATCTCGGCGACGTCGTCCTACTTTTTGAATCTCCGCATTACTGAAATTTCCGATACGGTCTCTGTGCAGCTGCAAAGTATCGACGCCCAGAATGAGTTGGTCAGGGAACAAAATCAGTTGATGGCGGAGCAGCAGAAAATCTATGACCGGGTGGCGGCGATTACGCAGGCGCAGTTGTTGTTGAGCGAGTTGCAGTATTGGTTTTTTCACGCCTCGCTGGCGGCGGATCGTAATTCCCTGAGTCTCGGAGAAACCACATACGGAAGGGTGAAAACAATGCTCGCCGATCTGGCGGCGAATGATCCTGAGCGTGAGGAGCGTTTCAAGAAAATTCAGGATGCGCTGGACCGTTATCAAAATTTCGCGGTGAGAATGTTCGGGTTCTACGAGGAGCGCTCCATGACCATGGGGAAGTCCATGAGCGAGCGGGCCCGGGGAGAGGCCATCAAGTTCATCACTATGTTGAACCAGATTCGCGGCGAATATGAAGCGGCGCAGAAAACCTCCGCGGAGGGCGTAGCGGCGGCGGCCGACAAGGTCGCGCATCAAGGCAGTCTGGTGCAGGAAGGCGCCTTATCGATTGGCGGCGCCGTGGAGGATGCGCGCCGGGCCAGCCTGGCCGGACTGGGGTTTATGGTGATTTCCTGCCTGTTGTTGGGCGCCTTTTTCATCTGGTCGGTCGTGCGTCCGGTGCGCAAAGTGACCCGGGTGATTTCCGATATCGAAGCGCAAAATGATCTGACTCGAACCATCGATTACGACAACTCAGATGAGTTGCAGGATATCACTGAGGCCCTGGACCGCATGCTGCTCAAATTCCGCAGTCTGATCAGCGATGTGGGTAAAGCCACAGAAGTTTTACAGGGCGTGGCGGCGGAAGGAGCGGACGGGAGTCTGAAGCTGGCGGACCAAGTCAATCAGCAGCAGGCGGAAACCTCTATGGT
Coding sequences within:
- a CDS encoding methyl-accepting chemotaxis protein, encoding MRLPTSMRSLMTIKARVIFLFLVFILISATSSYFLNLRITEISDTVSVQLQSIDAQNELVREQNQLMAEQQKIYDRVAAITQAQLLLSELQYWFFHASLAADRNSLSLGETTYGRVKTMLADLAANDPEREERFKKIQDALDRYQNFAVRMFGFYEERSMTMGKSMSERARGEAIKFITMLNQIRGEYEAAQKTSAEGVAAAADKVAHQGSLVQEGALSIGGAVEDARRASLAGLGFMVISCLLLGAFFIWSVVRPVRKVTRVISDIEAQNDLTRTIDYDNSDELQDITEALDRMLLKFRSLISDVGKATEVLQGVAAEGADGSLKLADQVNQQQAETSMVAAATNQMTATAKGIQETTDSAAHIAEEVTDLTEAGRSAMAASVRSIEDLSHRIQSASEVIGKLAQRTEAIGGVLDVIRGISEQTNLLALNAAIEAARAGELGRGFAVVADEVRSLAKRTNESTTEIQEVVQNLQRDAESAVGEIGVSMNESKLSVAKIDDCRKALEAISGAVARMHELNHQVAQATAEQCEAVQSIDRSIDNLSGQTNEINGLAEATTDMSSRLNEVSSDIRTAVGLFKF